A window of Streptomyces sp. DG1A-41 contains these coding sequences:
- a CDS encoding RluA family pseudouridine synthase gives MSTIPEIRTLPVPDGLEGERVDAAISRMFGFSRTKAAELAAAGKVTVDGSVVGKSERVHGGAWLEVEMPQAPAPVQVVAEPVEGMEIVHDDDDVVVIVKPVGVAAHPSPGWTGPTVIGGLAAAGYRISTSGAAERQGIVHRLDVGTSGLMVVAKSEYAYTSLKRQFKERTVDKRYHTLVQGHPDPTSGTIDAPIGRHPQHDYKWAVTAEGKPSVTHYDLIEAFRAASLLDVKLETGRTHQIRVHMAAHRHPCVGDLTYGADPTLAKRLHLTRQWLHAVRLGFEHPGDGQWAEFSCAYPEDLQKALDQVREETYA, from the coding sequence GTGAGCACGATTCCCGAGATCCGTACCCTGCCCGTGCCCGACGGCCTGGAGGGCGAGCGCGTCGACGCCGCCATCTCCCGTATGTTCGGCTTCTCCCGGACCAAGGCGGCCGAGCTCGCCGCCGCGGGGAAGGTCACGGTCGACGGATCGGTGGTCGGCAAGTCGGAGCGGGTGCACGGCGGTGCCTGGCTCGAGGTCGAGATGCCGCAGGCGCCCGCGCCGGTGCAGGTGGTGGCCGAGCCGGTCGAGGGCATGGAGATCGTGCACGACGACGATGACGTGGTCGTGATCGTCAAGCCGGTGGGCGTGGCCGCGCATCCGTCGCCGGGCTGGACCGGCCCGACCGTCATCGGGGGTCTCGCCGCCGCCGGGTACCGCATCTCGACGTCCGGGGCCGCGGAGCGCCAGGGCATCGTGCACCGGCTCGACGTCGGCACGTCCGGGCTGATGGTGGTGGCCAAGTCGGAGTACGCGTACACGTCGCTGAAGCGCCAATTCAAGGAGCGCACGGTCGACAAGCGGTACCACACGCTCGTCCAGGGCCACCCCGACCCCACCAGCGGCACCATCGACGCGCCCATCGGCCGGCACCCGCAGCATGACTACAAGTGGGCGGTCACCGCCGAAGGCAAGCCGTCCGTCACGCACTACGACCTGATCGAGGCCTTCCGAGCCGCGTCCCTGCTCGACGTGAAGCTGGAGACCGGCCGCACCCACCAGATCCGCGTCCACATGGCCGCCCACCGGCACCCGTGCGTCGGCGACCTGACGTACGGCGCCGACCCGACGCTCGCCAAGCGGCTCCATCTGACCCGCCAGTGGCTGCACGCGGTGCGGCTGGGCTTCGAGCATCCCGGGGACGGTCAGTGGGCGGAGTTCTCCTGCGCGTACCCGGAGGACCTCCAGAAGGCCCTGGACCAGGTCCGGGAGGAGACGTACGCATGA
- the lspA gene encoding signal peptidase II: MAEAERIIGTPDTPDAAGNGRERPGEDAAPGERADSECTRAPAGGSGSDEAAAGRGRGKRRIAVLFTVATFAYALDLISKMIVVAKLEHHPPIEIIGDWLKFEAIRNAGAAFGFGEAFTVIFTMIAAAVIVVIARLARKLYSLPWAIALGLLLGGALGNLTDRIFRAPGVFEGAVVDFIAPKHFAVFNLADSAIVCGGILIVLLSFKGLDPDGTVHKE, encoded by the coding sequence GTGGCAGAGGCGGAGCGCATCATCGGTACGCCGGACACACCGGACGCGGCCGGCAACGGGCGGGAGCGGCCCGGCGAGGACGCGGCGCCGGGCGAGCGCGCCGACTCCGAGTGCACCCGGGCCCCGGCCGGCGGGTCCGGCTCCGACGAGGCGGCGGCCGGGCGGGGCCGGGGCAAGCGCCGGATCGCGGTCCTGTTCACGGTCGCCACGTTCGCGTACGCCCTCGACCTGATCAGCAAGATGATCGTGGTGGCCAAGCTGGAGCACCATCCGCCCATCGAGATCATCGGGGACTGGCTGAAGTTCGAGGCGATCCGCAACGCGGGCGCGGCCTTCGGCTTCGGCGAGGCCTTCACGGTGATCTTCACCATGATCGCGGCGGCGGTGATCGTGGTGATCGCCCGCCTCGCCCGCAAGCTCTACAGCCTGCCCTGGGCGATCGCGCTCGGCCTGCTGCTCGGCGGTGCGCTGGGCAACCTCACCGACCGGATCTTCCGGGCGCCGGGAGTGTTCGAGGGCGCGGTCGTGGACTTCATCGCGCCCAAGCACTTCGCCGTCTTCAACCTGGCCGACTCGGCGATCGTGTGCGGCGGCATCCTGATCGTGCTGCTGTCGTTCAAGGGGCTCGACCCCGACGGGACCGTACACAAGGAGTGA
- a CDS encoding TraR/DksA family transcriptional regulator translates to MVAKKTAVQQPASGRSAEASGGAAKDLGGKKTTQGGSAGRAAKGAAGKATEGTKAAVKKTKAAVKKLTAKKAVAEEAVAKAEKAVVKKVARKEAATKGGAKQETAAEAPVERAADRKAAARKTALRKTAVRKSAAEKAPAKKAAAKKAAAEKAPAKKAAARKTAAEKAATRGAEAEKAAAQEAGARGAAAKKAPAKKAAAEKALPKKAAVNKAPPKKAPRKKAAAKEAAVKEAAVKKAAVRRAKAAKAGAAERKGVEAEGVGAGGESTTTKGATGKGTARTGAVTQDTAGSSTAKKAGAAEAAQQTGATTVGAKKTPGTATAAKTAVPKARAAAAEPGELAVRPGEDPWTEAEVEEARAELTSEETRLREELESSERSLAGLMRDSGDGAGHDEADTGSKNITREHELALAANAREMLVQTERALERLDAGTYGLCENCGNPIGKARMQAFPRATLCVECKQKQERRY, encoded by the coding sequence ATGGTGGCGAAGAAGACCGCCGTACAGCAGCCGGCGTCCGGCAGGTCCGCGGAGGCCTCCGGCGGTGCGGCCAAGGACCTGGGCGGGAAGAAGACCACGCAGGGGGGCTCGGCGGGGCGGGCGGCGAAGGGGGCGGCCGGGAAGGCGACCGAGGGGACGAAGGCGGCTGTCAAGAAGACCAAGGCGGCTGTGAAGAAGCTGACCGCCAAGAAGGCCGTGGCCGAGGAGGCGGTGGCCAAGGCTGAGAAAGCCGTGGTCAAGAAGGTCGCGAGGAAGGAGGCCGCGACGAAGGGGGGCGCGAAGCAGGAGACTGCGGCCGAGGCTCCGGTCGAGAGGGCGGCCGACAGGAAAGCGGCGGCCAGGAAGACGGCGCTCAGGAAGACGGCGGTCAGGAAGTCCGCGGCCGAGAAGGCCCCGGCCAAGAAGGCGGCAGCCAAGAAGGCCGCGGCCGAGAAGGCCCCGGCCAAGAAGGCGGCAGCCAGGAAGACGGCAGCTGAGAAGGCGGCGACCAGAGGGGCGGAAGCGGAGAAGGCGGCGGCTCAGGAGGCCGGGGCCAGAGGGGCGGCGGCCAAGAAGGCCCCGGCCAAGAAGGCGGCAGCGGAGAAGGCCCTGCCCAAGAAGGCGGCGGTCAATAAGGCCCCGCCCAAGAAGGCCCCGCGAAAGAAGGCGGCGGCCAAGGAGGCGGCAGTCAAGGAGGCGGCAGTCAAGAAGGCCGCTGTCAGAAGGGCGAAGGCTGCCAAGGCCGGTGCCGCGGAGAGGAAGGGCGTCGAGGCCGAGGGCGTTGGCGCCGGAGGCGAGAGCACCACCACGAAGGGCGCGACCGGGAAGGGCACTGCCCGGACCGGCGCGGTCACACAGGACACGGCCGGGAGCAGCACGGCCAAGAAGGCGGGTGCGGCCGAGGCCGCGCAGCAGACGGGAGCGACGACGGTGGGTGCGAAGAAGACTCCTGGCACGGCAACGGCGGCCAAGACCGCTGTTCCGAAGGCACGGGCGGCCGCGGCCGAGCCCGGTGAGCTCGCGGTACGCCCGGGCGAGGACCCCTGGACGGAGGCGGAGGTCGAGGAGGCGCGTGCCGAGCTGACGTCCGAGGAGACCCGGCTGCGTGAGGAGCTCGAGTCGTCGGAGCGGTCGCTCGCCGGTCTGATGCGGGACTCCGGGGACGGCGCCGGCCACGACGAGGCGGACACCGGCAGCAAGAACATCACCCGCGAGCACGAGCTGGCGCTGGCCGCCAACGCGCGCGAGATGCTCGTCCAGACCGAGCGCGCCCTGGAACGCCTCGACGCCGGTACCTACGGCCTGTGCGAGAACTGTGGCAACCCCATCGGCAAGGCCCGCATGCAGGCCTTCCCGCGGGCCACTCTGTGCGTGGAGTGCAAGCAGAAGCAGGAGCGCCGGTACTGA
- the ileS gene encoding isoleucine--tRNA ligase has protein sequence MTSPTYRQVPAQVDLPALEHAVLDFWREQKIFAKSLEQSEGRPEWVFYEGPPTANGMPGAHHIEARVFKDVFPRFRTMRGYHVARKAGWDCHGLPVELAVEKELGFSGKQDIETYGIAEFNAKCRESVTRHTDAFEALTTRMGYWTDLHEPYRTMDPEYIESVWWSLKEIFNKGLLVQDHRVAPWCPRCGTGLSDHELAQGYETVVDPSVFVRFPLTSGPLAGEAALLVWTTTPWTLVSNTAVAAHPEVTYVVATNGEEKLVVAEPLVTKALGEGWETTGRTFTGAELERWTYQRPFELVEFPETEGGTHYVVNADYVTTEDGTGLVHQSPAFGEDDLKVCRSYGLPVVNPVRPDGTFEEDVPLIGGVFFKKADEKLTEDLQQRGLLFKHIPYEHSYPHCWRCHTALLYYAQPSWYIRTTAIKDRLLAENENTNWFPDTVKNGRYGDWLNNNIDWALSRNRYWGTPLPIWRCEDDHLTCVGSLTELTELAGTDQSGLDPHRPFIDEVAFACPQHGCGKTATRVPEVIDAWYDSGSMPFAQWGYPYKNKEIFEARYPAQFICEAIDQTRGWFYTLMAVGTLVFDKSSYENVVCLGHILAEDGRKMSKHLGNTLEPIPLMDRHGADAVRWFMAAGGSPWAARRVGHGTIQEVVRKTLLTYWNTVAFQALYARTSGWAPSEADPAPADRPVLDRWLLSELHALTDQVTQALDAYDTQRAGKLLSAFVDDLSNWYVRRSRRRFWQGDKAALRTLHEVVETVTQLMAPLTPFITERVWQDLIVPVTPGAPESVHLSTWPEADLPAIDPELSKQMVLVRRLVELGRATRAESGVKTRQPLSRALIAATGFEALGSELRTQITEELNVESLATLSDVGGSLVDTTAKANFRALGKRFGKRVQDVAKAIANADAAALSLALREGTASVEVDGETITLAPDEVIITETPREGWSVASDAGATVALDLEITEELRRAGLARDAIRLIQEARKNSGLDVADRIALRWTATDPATVAALTDHAGLIADEVLATDFAQGDADDSYGNPFTDEGLTLTFRLRKA, from the coding sequence ATGACATCGCCGACGTACCGCCAGGTGCCCGCCCAGGTCGACCTGCCCGCCCTCGAGCACGCCGTGCTCGACTTCTGGCGCGAGCAGAAGATCTTCGCCAAGAGCCTGGAGCAGTCCGAGGGCCGCCCCGAATGGGTGTTCTACGAGGGCCCGCCCACCGCCAACGGCATGCCCGGCGCCCACCACATCGAGGCCCGCGTCTTCAAGGACGTCTTCCCCCGCTTCCGCACCATGCGCGGCTACCACGTGGCCCGCAAGGCCGGCTGGGACTGCCACGGCCTCCCGGTGGAGCTGGCCGTGGAGAAGGAGCTCGGCTTCTCCGGCAAGCAGGACATCGAGACGTACGGCATCGCCGAGTTCAACGCGAAGTGCCGCGAGTCGGTGACCCGGCACACGGACGCGTTCGAAGCGCTGACGACCCGCATGGGCTACTGGACCGACCTCCACGAGCCCTACCGCACCATGGACCCCGAGTACATCGAGTCGGTCTGGTGGTCGCTCAAGGAGATCTTCAACAAGGGCCTGCTGGTCCAGGACCACCGCGTCGCCCCCTGGTGCCCCCGCTGCGGCACGGGCCTGTCGGACCACGAGCTGGCACAGGGCTACGAGACGGTCGTCGACCCGTCGGTCTTCGTCCGCTTCCCGCTCACCTCCGGCCCGCTGGCAGGCGAGGCCGCGCTCCTGGTGTGGACGACCACGCCCTGGACACTGGTCTCCAACACCGCGGTCGCCGCGCACCCCGAGGTGACCTACGTCGTCGCGACCAACGGCGAGGAAAAGCTGGTCGTCGCCGAGCCGCTCGTCACCAAGGCCCTCGGCGAGGGCTGGGAGACCACCGGCCGGACCTTCACGGGCGCCGAGCTGGAACGCTGGACCTACCAGCGCCCGTTCGAGCTGGTCGAGTTCCCGGAGACCGAGGGCGGCACGCACTACGTCGTGAACGCCGACTACGTCACGACCGAGGACGGTACGGGTCTGGTCCACCAGTCCCCCGCCTTCGGTGAGGACGACCTCAAGGTCTGCCGCTCCTACGGCCTGCCGGTCGTGAACCCGGTCCGCCCGGACGGCACCTTCGAGGAGGACGTCCCCCTCATCGGCGGCGTCTTCTTCAAGAAGGCGGACGAGAAGCTCACCGAGGATCTCCAGCAGCGCGGCCTGCTCTTCAAGCACATCCCGTACGAGCACAGCTACCCGCACTGCTGGCGCTGCCACACCGCGCTCCTCTACTACGCCCAGCCCTCCTGGTACATCCGCACCACGGCGATCAAGGACCGCCTCCTCGCGGAGAACGAGAACACCAACTGGTTCCCGGACACGGTCAAGAACGGCCGGTACGGCGACTGGCTGAACAACAACATCGACTGGGCGCTGTCCCGCAACCGCTACTGGGGCACCCCGCTGCCGATCTGGCGCTGCGAGGACGACCACCTCACCTGCGTCGGCTCCCTCACCGAGCTGACCGAGCTGGCGGGCACCGACCAGTCGGGCCTGGACCCGCACCGCCCGTTCATCGACGAGGTCGCCTTCGCCTGCCCGCAGCACGGCTGCGGGAAGACGGCCACGCGCGTGCCCGAGGTCATCGACGCCTGGTACGACTCGGGTTCGATGCCGTTCGCGCAGTGGGGCTACCCGTACAAGAACAAGGAGATCTTCGAGGCCCGTTACCCGGCGCAGTTCATCTGCGAGGCGATCGACCAGACCCGCGGCTGGTTCTACACACTGATGGCGGTCGGCACCCTGGTGTTCGACAAGTCGTCGTACGAGAACGTCGTCTGCCTGGGCCACATCCTCGCCGAGGACGGCCGCAAGATGTCCAAGCACCTGGGCAACACCCTGGAGCCGATCCCGCTCATGGACCGGCACGGCGCGGACGCCGTCCGCTGGTTCATGGCGGCCGGCGGTTCCCCCTGGGCGGCTCGCCGCGTGGGCCACGGCACCATCCAGGAGGTCGTCCGCAAGACGCTCCTCACCTACTGGAACACGGTCGCCTTCCAGGCCCTGTACGCCCGTACGTCCGGCTGGGCCCCGTCGGAGGCCGACCCGGCCCCGGCGGACCGCCCGGTCCTGGACCGCTGGCTGCTGTCCGAACTGCACGCGCTCACCGACCAGGTCACCCAGGCCCTCGACGCCTACGACACCCAGCGCGCCGGCAAGCTGCTGTCCGCGTTCGTCGACGACCTGTCGAACTGGTATGTGCGCCGCTCCCGACGCCGCTTCTGGCAGGGCGACAAGGCGGCGCTGCGCACGCTGCACGAGGTCGTCGAGACGGTGACGCAGCTGATGGCCCCGCTGACCCCGTTCATCACCGAGCGGGTGTGGCAGGACCTGATCGTTCCGGTCACCCCGGGCGCCCCGGAGTCGGTCCATCTGTCGACCTGGCCCGAGGCGGACCTCCCGGCGATCGACCCGGAACTGTCGAAGCAGATGGTCCTGGTGCGCCGGCTCGTGGAGCTGGGCCGTGCCACGCGCGCGGAGTCGGGCGTCAAGACCCGTCAGCCACTCTCCCGCGCCCTGATCGCGGCGACGGGTTTCGAGGCGCTCGGCTCGGAACTGCGCACGCAGATCACGGAGGAGCTGAACGTCGAGTCCCTGGCGACGCTGAGCGACGTCGGCGGCTCGCTGGTGGACACCACCGCGAAGGCCAACTTCCGCGCGCTGGGCAAGCGGTTCGGCAAGCGCGTCCAGGACGTGGCCAAGGCCATCGCGAACGCGGACGCGGCCGCCCTCTCCCTGGCCCTGCGCGAGGGCACGGCGTCGGTGGAGGTCGACGGCGAGACCATCACGCTGGCTCCCGACGAGGTGATCATCACGGAGACGCCGCGCGAGGGCTGGTCGGTGGCGTCCGACGCGGGCGCGACGGTCGCCCTGGACCTGGAGATCACGGAGGAGCTCCGCCGTGCGGGCCTGGCCCGTGACGCGATCCGCCTGATCCAGGAGGCCCGCAAGAACAGCGGCCTCGACGTGGCCGACCGCATCGCACTGCGCTGGACCGCCACGGACCCGGCGACGGTCGCGGCCCTCACCGACCATGCCGGCTTGATCGCCGACGAGGTCCTGGCGACGGACTTCGCCCAGGGTGACGCGGACGACAGCTACGGGAACCCGTTCACGGACGAGGGCCTGACGCTGACGTTCCGCCTGCGCAAGGCGTAA
- a CDS encoding DivIVA domain-containing protein yields the protein MPLTPEDVRNKQFTTVRLREGYDEDEVDAFLDEVEAELTRLLRENEDLRAKLAAATRAAAQNQQNMRKPPEQQQDQQQQQQQQGMRGPGGPVPAGISGPPQQQMGGPMGGPPQLPSGAPQLPAGPGGQGGPQGPGPMGQGPGGPGPMGQPPMQQQMGGPMGGPMGGPMGGPGQGGPGGDSAARVLSLAQQTADQAIAEARSEANKIVGEARSRAEGLERDARAKADALERDAQEKHRVAMGSLESARATLERKVEDLRGFEREYRTRLKSYLESQLRQLETQADDSLAPPRTPATASLPPSPAPSMAPAGASAPSYGGGNQTMGGGPSPSGPSYGGQQQMSPAMTQPMAPVRPQGPSPMGQAPSPMRGFLIDEDDN from the coding sequence ATGCCGTTGACCCCCGAGGACGTGCGGAACAAGCAGTTCACGACCGTCCGCCTCCGAGAAGGCTATGACGAGGACGAGGTCGATGCCTTCCTCGACGAGGTCGAAGCCGAACTGACCCGCCTGCTCCGCGAGAACGAGGACCTGCGCGCCAAACTGGCCGCGGCGACGCGCGCTGCTGCCCAGAATCAGCAGAACATGCGCAAGCCTCCGGAGCAGCAGCAGGATCAGCAGCAGCAACAGCAGCAGCAGGGCATGCGCGGTCCTGGTGGTCCCGTACCCGCCGGCATATCGGGCCCGCCGCAGCAGCAGATGGGTGGCCCCATGGGTGGTCCGCCCCAGCTGCCGAGCGGTGCCCCGCAGCTGCCCGCCGGTCCCGGCGGTCAGGGAGGCCCGCAGGGTCCCGGCCCGATGGGCCAGGGTCCGGGCGGTCCCGGCCCGATGGGTCAGCCCCCTATGCAGCAGCAGATGGGCGGTCCGATGGGCGGCCCCATGGGCGGTCCGATGGGCGGCCCCGGTCAAGGAGGCCCCGGTGGCGACAGCGCCGCCCGTGTCCTCTCGCTGGCCCAGCAGACCGCCGACCAGGCGATCGCCGAGGCCCGGTCCGAAGCCAACAAGATCGTCGGCGAGGCGCGTTCGCGTGCCGAGGGTCTGGAGCGTGACGCCCGTGCCAAGGCCGATGCCCTGGAGCGGGACGCGCAGGAGAAGCACCGCGTCGCGATGGGCTCCCTGGAGTCCGCCCGCGCCACGCTGGAGCGCAAGGTCGAGGACCTGCGCGGCTTCGAGCGCGAGTACCGCACGCGCCTGAAGTCGTACCTGGAGTCGCAGCTGCGTCAGCTGGAGACCCAGGCCGACGACTCGCTGGCCCCGCCGCGTACTCCGGCGACCGCCTCCCTCCCGCCGTCCCCGGCACCTTCCATGGCACCGGCCGGCGCGAGCGCCCCGTCGTACGGCGGTGGCAACCAGACGATGGGCGGCGGCCCCTCGCCGTCCGGTCCGTCCTACGGCGGTCAGCAGCAGATGTCCCCGGCGATGACCCAGCCGATGGCGCCGGTCCGTCCGCAGGGCCCGTCGCCGATGGGCCAGGCGCCCTCGCCCATGCGGGGCTTCCTGATCGACGAGGATGACAACTGA
- a CDS encoding YggT family protein, which translates to MSVVLDVVYIALMCFLIVLIFRLVMDYVFQFARSWQPGKAMVVVLEATYTVTDPPLKLLRRFIPPLRLGGVALDLSFFVLMIIVYILISIVSRL; encoded by the coding sequence ATGAGCGTGGTACTGGATGTCGTCTACATCGCGCTGATGTGCTTCCTCATCGTGCTCATCTTCCGGTTGGTCATGGACTACGTCTTCCAGTTCGCCCGCTCATGGCAACCAGGCAAGGCGATGGTGGTCGTTCTGGAGGCCACCTACACTGTCACGGATCCACCGCTCAAGCTTCTGCGGCGGTTCATTCCGCCGCTGCGTCTCGGGGGCGTGGCGCTCGACCTGTCCTTCTTCGTGCTGATGATCATCGTCTACATCCTGATCTCGATCGTGAGCCGGCTGTGA
- the sepF gene encoding cell division protein SepF, with protein sequence MAGAMRKMAVYLGLVEDDGYDGRGFDPDDDFEPELDPEPERDHRRHEPSHQPHGSHRPQRDEEVRAVQPPAPREPAARAASLPAESGRPARIAPVASITQERASLEKNAPVIMPKVVSEREPYRITTLHPRTYNEARTIGEHFREGTPVIMNLTEMDDTDAKRLVDFAAGLVFGLHGSIERVTQKVFLLSPANVDVTAEDKARIAEGGFFNQS encoded by the coding sequence ATGGCCGGCGCGATGCGCAAGATGGCGGTCTACCTCGGCCTCGTGGAGGACGATGGGTACGACGGCCGCGGATTCGACCCCGACGACGACTTCGAACCCGAACTGGACCCGGAGCCCGAGCGGGACCACCGACGGCACGAGCCGTCCCACCAGCCGCACGGCTCACATCGGCCCCAAAGGGACGAAGAGGTACGAGCCGTACAGCCGCCCGCACCTCGTGAACCGGCCGCCCGTGCCGCTTCGCTACCCGCGGAATCCGGCCGCCCGGCGCGCATCGCGCCCGTGGCATCCATCACACAAGAACGCGCAAGTCTGGAGAAGAACGCACCGGTGATCATGCCCAAGGTCGTGTCCGAACGGGAGCCTTACCGGATCACCACGCTCCACCCGCGGACCTACAACGAGGCCCGTACCATCGGGGAACACTTCCGTGAAGGCACCCCGGTGATCATGAATCTGACTGAGATGGATGACACAGATGCGAAGCGACTTGTCGACTTTGCGGCTGGTTTGGTGTTTGGTCTTCACGGCAGTATCGAGCGGGTGACGCAGAAGGTGTTCCTGTTGTCGCCTGCTAACGTCGATGTCACGGCGGAGGACAAGGCCCGCATCGCAGAGGGCGGGTTCTTCAACCAGAGCTGA
- a CDS encoding YggS family pyridoxal phosphate-dependent enzyme translates to MTDRKDELVANLAKVERRIADACAVAGRGREEVTLIVVTKTYPATDVRILSELGVRHVAENRDQDAAPKAAACADLPLAWHFVGQLQTNKVRSVVGYADFVQSVDRSKLVTALSKEAVRAGRELGCLIQVALDAGESGRGERGGVAPAGIEELADRVAEAPGLRLGGLMTVAPLTGEYAGREQAAFGRLMDLSTDLRRSHPAATMVSAGMSADLEQAVAAGATHVRVGSAVLGVRPRLG, encoded by the coding sequence ATGACGGACCGTAAGGACGAACTCGTCGCGAATCTGGCGAAAGTCGAGCGGCGCATCGCCGACGCGTGCGCGGTCGCGGGGCGGGGGCGCGAAGAGGTGACCCTGATCGTGGTCACCAAGACCTACCCCGCGACCGATGTGCGGATCCTCTCGGAACTCGGTGTGCGGCACGTCGCCGAGAACCGCGACCAGGACGCGGCGCCGAAGGCCGCCGCCTGTGCGGATCTGCCCCTTGCTTGGCATTTTGTTGGTCAACTCCAGACCAACAAGGTGCGATCCGTGGTTGGTTACGCGGACTTCGTGCAGTCCGTCGATCGTTCCAAGCTCGTCACAGCTCTGTCGAAGGAGGCCGTCCGTGCCGGGCGCGAGCTGGGGTGTCTCATTCAGGTCGCACTCGACGCCGGCGAGAGCGGGCGGGGCGAGCGCGGCGGCGTGGCGCCCGCGGGGATCGAAGAGTTGGCCGACCGCGTCGCGGAAGCACCGGGGCTGCGGCTCGGCGGACTGATGACCGTCGCACCGCTCACCGGGGAGTACGCGGGACGCGAACAGGCGGCCTTCGGGCGGTTGATGGATTTGTCGACTGACCTGCGCCGGAGTCATCCGGCTGCCACCATGGTCTCGGCAGGGATGAGTGCGGACCTCGAACAGGCCGTGGCGGCCGGAGCGACACATGTGCGCGTCGGCAGCGCGGTACTCGGAGTCCGCCCCAGGCTCGGGTAA
- the pgeF gene encoding peptidoglycan editing factor PgeF — translation MIGQRESVSGAHFAFTDRWGGVSAAPYEELNLGGAVGDDPDAVRTNRELAAKSLGVEPDRVVWMNQVHGAGVAVVDGPWGSSPGIPSVDAIVTTRPGLALAVLTADCVPVLLADPAAGIAAAAHAGRPGMIAGVVPAALRAMTDLGAEPSRIVARTGPAVCGRCYEVPEAMRAEVSAIEPAAYAETSWGTPAVDVSAGVHAQLERLGVRDRAQSPVCTLESDDHFSYRRDRTTGRLAGYVWLD, via the coding sequence GTGATAGGACAGCGCGAAAGCGTGAGCGGCGCCCACTTCGCCTTCACCGACCGGTGGGGCGGGGTGAGCGCCGCTCCGTATGAGGAGCTCAATCTCGGCGGGGCGGTCGGCGACGACCCCGACGCCGTACGCACCAACCGCGAACTGGCCGCCAAGTCCCTGGGCGTCGAACCGGACCGGGTGGTCTGGATGAACCAGGTGCACGGGGCCGGCGTGGCCGTGGTGGACGGACCGTGGGGATCTTCGCCCGGGATCCCGTCGGTCGACGCGATCGTCACGACGCGACCGGGGCTCGCCCTCGCCGTGCTCACCGCCGACTGCGTGCCGGTGCTGCTCGCCGACCCCGCCGCCGGGATCGCCGCCGCGGCCCACGCGGGCCGGCCCGGCATGATCGCCGGAGTCGTCCCGGCCGCGCTACGCGCGATGACGGACCTGGGCGCCGAACCCTCCCGTATCGTCGCCCGCACCGGGCCCGCCGTCTGCGGCCGGTGCTACGAAGTGCCCGAGGCGATGCGCGCCGAGGTGTCCGCCATCGAGCCGGCGGCGTACGCCGAGACGAGCTGGGGCACGCCGGCGGTCGACGTGAGCGCCGGGGTGCACGCGCAACTGGAACGGCTCGGGGTGCGTGACCGGGCGCAGTCGCCGGTGTGCACGCTGGAGTCGGACGATCACTTCTCGTACCGCCGCGACCGCACCACCGGTCGGCTCGCGGGCTATGTGTGGCTGGACTGA